The following are encoded together in the Kwoniella europaea PYCC6329 chromosome 1, complete sequence genome:
- a CDS encoding chitin synthase 2 encodes MPISSRKPPPSPQPYLAASTYSHSADSHSPAYAPLPSQGSRNPSPAPPYDHRFPASPDPFTGTRMLAYGPSGPAQTPDIQQSYNPPYAAPPPQSAQPSSQLASNRLPFFEAALARSRGEVIPEPPSQTGATPGYGQPLPSYLPPPDPNHPNLAVGFTQSNTIRFATSHSPGYARESSRSPSPGLDESFEEGYERTYNYGGEHDVEKALLDNGDLLQDQPGALNQRKCEEKPVDYFGGDDGDLSLPPFRGSAGTDPSGVPSIHVRGPTDPTFLSAHPDMAASSTQHFGPAPTGRVGRRTHNAAGHRRIKQSATLDDNGFFAVDMPIPTRLAQFLPVKGVEEQKSTRYTAVTTDPDDFPTSGLRLRQNMTDPPRQTELFIVITMYNENAELFCRTLYGVMKNIAHLCGRKNSRVWGKDGWQKVVVCIVADGRKAVNPRVLDCLAALGVYQEGAMTNKVKDRPVTAHVFEYTTSFALDADLHFKYPDKGIVPCQMIFCLKEKNAKKINSHRWFFNAFAPLLSPNVCILLDVGTRPAPKSLYYLWKAFDLNSNVGGACGEIATFKGKTWRSLLNPLVAAQCFEYKMSNILDKPMESLFGYCSVLPGAFSAYRWIALQNNADGTGPLASYFQGENLHTGKADTFTANIILLRIVSFALRLLQRKRRTGSSNSSNPLWERPIVLILYLNSLRSVEGGLMDPSLLPCTHSSIIRIQRSEFIVLVVLSCQLLHLLCDSHSSFGRRCIQYPSH; translated from the exons ATGCCAATATCCTCCCGTAAACCACCTCCCAGTCCACAGCCATACCTGGCGGCTTCCACTTATTCTCACTCGGCAGACAGCCACTCACCCGCATACGCTCCTTTGCCCTCACAAGGATCCAGAAACCCTTCACCTGCACCACCCTATGATCATCGGTTTCCAGCCAGTCCCGATCCATTCACTGGAACCCGGATGCTAGCTTACGGCCCATCGGGTCCAGCCCAGACTCCCGACATACAGCAGAGCTATAACCCTCCTTATGCCGCCCCTCCGCCGCAGTCTGCGCAACCGTCCTCGCAGTTGGCCAGCAATCGTCTGCCCTTCTTCGAAGCTGCTCTAGCACGTTCAAGGGGAGAAGTGATTCCCGAGCCTCCTTCACAGACCGGCGCGACTCCAGGATATGGTCAGCCCCTACCGtcctatcttcctccacccgatcccaatcatcccaaCTTAGCTGTGGGCTTCACTCAATCCAATACAATCAGATTCGCGACCTCTCACAGTCCGGGCTATGCGAGGGAGTCTTCTCGCTCTCCCTCTCCAGGACTAGATGAGAGCTTTGAGGAGGGCTATGAGAGGACATACAATTATGGTGGTGAACACGATGTAGAGAAGGCTTTATTGGATAATGGAGATCTTCTGCAAGATCAACCGGGGGCTCTCAACCAGAGAAAATGCGAAGAAAAACCTGTGGATTACTTcggaggtgatgatggcgatctctctcttcccccTTTCAGAGGCTCTGCGGGAACGGATCCAAGCGGTGTACCAAGCATACATGTTCGTGGACCAACAGATCCGACATTCTTATCAGCACATCCAGATATGGCTGCATCATCAACTCAGCACTTCGGTCCTGCTCCAACGGGTCGAGTAGGTCGAAGGACCCATAATGCTGCGGGACATCGTCGAATCAAGCAGTCAGCCACCCTCGATGATAACGGTTTCTTTGCAGTTGATATGCCTATCCCCACCAGACTCGCCCAATTCTTACCCGTTAAAGGAGTTGAGGAGCAGAAAagtacaag GTATACTGCCGTAACTACCGATCCCGATGATTTCCCTACTTCCGGGTTGAGACTTCGTCAGAATATGACCGATCCTCCTCGTCAAACTGAGCTCTTCATCGTTATTACAATGTACAATGAAAACGCCGAGCTATTTTGTCGGACGCTATACggagtgatgaagaatatTGCACACCTGTGTGGCAGGAAAAATTCGAGAGTATGGGGGAAAGACGGATGGCAAAAG GTGGTGGTCTGCATTGTTGCAGATGGGCGTAAAGCGGTCAACCCTCGAGTATTAGATTGTCTTGCTGCGCTTGGTGTTTATCAAGAAG GTGCTATGAcgaacaaggtcaaggatCGCCCAGTTACCGCCCACGTCTTCGAATATACCACCAGTTTTGCACTAGACGCGGATCTGCATTTCAAGTACCCAGACAAAGGAATCGTTCCATGCCAGATGATCTTTTGCCTGAAGGAAAAGAAC gccaagaagatcaattcaCATAGATGGTTCTTCAATGCCTTTGCTCCTCTACTCTCG CCCAATGTCTGCATCCTGTTGGATGTCGGTACGCGACCTGCTCCAAAATCCCTGTATTATCTGTGGAAAGCTTTCGATCTCAACTCGAATGTCGGTGGAGCTTGTGGTGAGATTGCAACGTTCAAGGGCAAGACATGGCGAAGTCTGCTCAACCCGCTGG TCGCGGCTCAGTGTTTCGAGTATAAAATGTCAAACATCCTGGATAAGCCGATGGAAAGTCTATTTGGATATTGTTCGGTGCTTCCAGGAGCGTTCTCGGCTTATAGG TGGATTGCCCTCCAAAATAACGCCGATGGTACTGGGCCGCTAGCTTCCTACTTTCAAGGAGAGAATCTGCATACCGGTAAAGCCGATACCTTTACTGCCAATAT TATCTTGCTGAGGATCGTATCCTTTGCTTTGAGATTGT TGCAAAGAAAAAGGCGAACTGGGTCCTCAAATTCGTCAAATCCGCTGTGGGAGAGACCGATTGTCCTGATACTATACCTGAATTCATTGCGCAGCGTCGAAG GTGGCTTAATGGATCCTTCTTTGCTGCC GTGTACTCACTCATCCAT AATTCGCATACAACGCTCTGAATTTATTGTTCTCGTGGTTCTCTCTTGCCaacttctacatcttcttt GTGATTCTCACTCGAGCTTTGGAAGGAGATGCATTCAATATCCCTCGCATTGA